From a region of the Apibacter sp. B3706 genome:
- a CDS encoding 2Fe-2S iron-sulfur cluster-binding protein codes for MQFYSLRVQKVIPLTSGSVRLDLSIPEELKSIFRWKAGQFIRFQFEINGEIFEREYSICTAPYEGYLSFAVKKAKNAFVSEFVQNHVKEGYLVSISAPMGTFGIPSRPNEKRTLAAFASGSGIAPIVSIIKDTLYHEPNVQFYLFYGNTNENEAIFKDELTELQKQNPTNFFPYFFYTRQEMQDKFFEGKLDAHKIKLIINQIMDWDELDEALICGPKDMIVTLANAIYEQGIPKKNIHYELYEPVEKVFFDDKVKRSTVKEVKVTYTFRKITKTMNWINNGSSLLTALLDSGVEAPYSCKGGVCGACICTKTEGEVYLDENLVLTENDLKKGKILTCMAHPKTKTLTINLDEA; via the coding sequence ATGCAATTTTATTCCTTACGTGTACAAAAAGTGATACCGCTTACTTCAGGAAGTGTTCGATTAGACTTGTCAATTCCTGAAGAATTAAAATCTATATTCCGTTGGAAAGCGGGGCAGTTTATTCGCTTTCAATTTGAGATCAATGGAGAAATATTTGAAAGGGAATATTCGATATGCACTGCACCGTATGAAGGATATCTGTCTTTTGCTGTAAAGAAGGCTAAAAATGCATTTGTATCTGAATTTGTGCAAAACCATGTGAAGGAAGGATATCTTGTATCGATTTCTGCTCCCATGGGGACTTTTGGAATTCCCTCGCGACCCAATGAAAAAAGAACTTTGGCAGCATTTGCCTCCGGTAGCGGTATAGCTCCGATTGTAAGCATTATCAAAGATACCTTATATCATGAGCCTAATGTTCAATTCTATCTTTTTTATGGTAATACGAATGAAAATGAAGCAATTTTTAAAGATGAATTGACTGAATTACAAAAACAAAATCCTACTAATTTTTTCCCTTATTTTTTTTATACCCGCCAAGAAATGCAAGATAAATTTTTTGAGGGAAAATTGGATGCTCACAAAATTAAATTAATCATAAATCAAATTATGGATTGGGATGAATTGGACGAAGCGCTAATTTGCGGTCCAAAAGATATGATCGTTACCCTGGCTAATGCTATTTATGAGCAAGGTATCCCTAAAAAAAATATACATTACGAATTGTATGAGCCGGTAGAAAAAGTTTTTTTTGATGATAAAGTCAAACGGTCTACAGTTAAAGAAGTAAAAGTGACCTATACATTTCGGAAAATTACAAAAACAATGAATTGGATAAATAACGGTTCTTCCTTACTTACTGCTTTGCTGGATAGTGGAGTAGAAGCTCCTTATTCCTGTAAAGGAGGAGTTTGTGGAGCATGTATTTGTACTAAAACTGAAGGGGAAGTATATTTAGATGAAAACTTAGTTTTAACAGAAAATGATCTAAAAAAAGGTAAAATACTAACCTGTATGGCTCATCCTAAAACAAAAACATTGACCATTAATTTAGATGAAGCATAA
- a CDS encoding acetyl-CoA C-acyltransferase: protein MKELVIVSAARTPIGSFLGSLSSLSAVQLGSAAIEGALNKIKLEKTLINEVFMGNVLQANVGQAPAKQASLGAGIPNNVPCTTINKVCASGMKAVIIGAQSIQAGDNEIVVAGGMESMSQVPYYLTKGRIGNKLGDQKLVDGLLKDGLINVYDRNHMGICADTCAEEYNISREEQDAFAIQSYTRSELAWKSGKFKDEVVPVTVPQRKKDPIVISEDEEFKNVNFDKLKQLSPVFQKEGTVTAANASTLNDGASALILMTAEKAKELGLKPLVKIISYADAACEPEKFTIAPSLALPKALKKANLSLDDIDFFEFNEAFSVVGLANAKILNIDSSKVNVNGGAISLGHPLGNSGSRIIVTLIHVLKQNNAKYGAAAICNGGGGASAIILENI from the coding sequence ATGAAAGAACTAGTTATTGTTTCTGCTGCGAGAACACCCATAGGAAGTTTTTTAGGCAGTCTATCAAGCCTTTCAGCGGTGCAATTAGGGTCAGCAGCCATTGAAGGGGCACTGAATAAAATTAAATTGGAAAAAACTTTGATCAATGAGGTTTTTATGGGTAATGTTTTACAAGCCAATGTAGGACAGGCACCGGCAAAACAAGCTTCATTAGGAGCCGGAATACCAAATAACGTCCCTTGTACTACCATAAACAAAGTATGTGCTTCAGGAATGAAAGCGGTAATTATTGGTGCACAATCCATTCAAGCAGGAGATAATGAAATAGTAGTGGCAGGAGGAATGGAATCCATGTCGCAAGTACCTTATTATCTAACAAAAGGAAGAATTGGAAACAAGTTGGGAGATCAAAAGTTAGTTGATGGTTTACTAAAAGACGGGTTGATAAATGTATACGATCGCAATCATATGGGTATATGTGCAGATACTTGTGCAGAAGAGTATAATATTTCCAGAGAAGAGCAAGATGCTTTCGCCATACAATCGTATACACGTTCGGAATTAGCATGGAAATCCGGTAAATTCAAAGATGAAGTTGTGCCTGTGACTGTTCCTCAGAGAAAAAAAGATCCGATAGTCATTTCAGAAGATGAAGAATTTAAAAATGTAAATTTCGATAAGCTAAAACAACTATCCCCTGTTTTTCAGAAAGAAGGAACTGTAACTGCAGCCAATGCATCCACTTTAAATGATGGAGCATCAGCACTAATACTAATGACAGCTGAGAAAGCTAAAGAATTAGGATTAAAACCGTTAGTAAAAATTATTTCCTATGCAGATGCTGCTTGTGAGCCTGAAAAATTCACTATAGCACCTTCCTTAGCTCTTCCCAAAGCCCTAAAAAAAGCAAATTTATCTTTAGATGATATTGATTTTTTTGAGTTCAATGAAGCATTTTCCGTAGTTGGATTAGCGAATGCCAAAATACTAAACATAGATAGTTCAAAAGTAAATGTAAATGGAGGCGCTATTTCTTTAGGGCATCCTTTAGGCAATAGCGGTTCGAGAATTATAGTTACTCTAATCCATGTGTTAAAACAAAATAATGCAAAGTATGGAGCGGCAGCAATCTGTAATGGAGGTGGAGGAGCTAGTGCAATTATACTTGAAAATATATAA
- a CDS encoding enoyl-CoA hydratase-related protein has translation MKNTLNIILLSSAFNGLTQRVWLSLKEAGYQVSFLLFTTEQEVIDSIETAHPDLVICPFLKDRVPEVLWKNETRPIIIIHPGIRGDRGASSLDWAILRNFDTWGVTALQAVEEMDAGPIWASHEFKKPALIRKSELYNNFVSDAAIKCIFEAIDKFINKEKPIPLDYNNENVKGRLEPNMKQSDRHFEWTSSAKEILNIVNSAEGIPGVLAEIEGEKFYIYDAYLDHREGEAGKLLARREDAVLIGTGEKSLWIGSLKRAAKDQLPFKLPAVQVLKEKAESLKDLTLSLYNTVLSNEEYCTIHYSQKGKIGELTFNFYNGAMSTQQCERLIKAIQFAKEQETNVLIIKGGYNAFSNGVHLNTIEAAENPAEEAWKNIHAIDDVCLELLDTKQWVIAGVTGSAGAGGVMLALTADFVAARDGIILNPHYATMGLYGSEYWTYTLPKRVGEQQARRLTEECLPVSVTRALEIGLIDSIGPREIHNFNEWLWVQAKKAEEVNKKASKKPFDSEKAAECRKKELEEMKEDMLYDRNSFSVKRNCFVLKKRACNTPDRLIANWARVKQNKE, from the coding sequence ATGAAGAATACATTAAATATTATCTTGCTTTCGTCAGCCTTTAATGGATTAACTCAAAGAGTCTGGCTTTCATTGAAAGAAGCAGGATATCAGGTTAGTTTTTTACTTTTTACCACAGAGCAAGAGGTTATAGATTCAATCGAAACTGCCCATCCGGACCTTGTTATTTGTCCTTTTTTAAAAGATAGAGTACCTGAAGTTCTTTGGAAAAATGAGACAAGACCTATTATAATTATCCATCCGGGTATTAGAGGAGATAGAGGAGCCTCTTCTTTAGACTGGGCAATTTTAAGAAATTTTGACACATGGGGAGTAACTGCTTTACAAGCCGTAGAAGAAATGGATGCCGGACCCATTTGGGCAAGTCATGAATTTAAAAAACCTGCTTTAATAAGAAAATCAGAGCTCTATAACAATTTTGTAAGTGATGCCGCTATAAAATGTATTTTTGAGGCTATTGATAAATTTATAAATAAAGAAAAACCCATCCCATTAGATTATAATAACGAAAATGTAAAGGGGAGGCTAGAACCTAATATGAAACAATCGGACCGTCATTTTGAATGGACTAGTTCGGCAAAAGAAATTTTAAATATAGTAAATTCAGCAGAAGGAATTCCGGGAGTATTAGCAGAAATAGAAGGTGAAAAATTTTATATATATGATGCTTATTTGGATCATCGTGAAGGTGAAGCGGGAAAACTTTTAGCCCGCCGTGAAGATGCAGTTTTAATTGGAACAGGAGAAAAAAGCTTATGGATTGGTTCGTTAAAAAGAGCAGCTAAAGACCAATTGCCCTTTAAACTACCGGCTGTACAAGTTTTAAAAGAAAAAGCAGAAAGTCTAAAAGATTTAACCCTTTCATTGTACAATACGGTTTTATCTAATGAGGAATACTGTACAATACATTATTCCCAAAAAGGAAAAATAGGAGAGTTAACCTTTAATTTTTATAATGGTGCTATGAGTACCCAACAATGTGAAAGGCTGATAAAAGCTATTCAATTTGCTAAAGAACAGGAAACTAATGTGTTGATAATTAAAGGGGGATATAATGCTTTTTCCAATGGTGTACACCTTAATACGATAGAAGCAGCAGAAAATCCGGCAGAAGAGGCCTGGAAAAATATACATGCTATAGACGATGTATGTTTAGAACTTTTAGATACGAAACAATGGGTAATTGCCGGTGTGACAGGAAGTGCCGGAGCGGGGGGAGTAATGTTAGCTTTAACAGCTGATTTTGTAGCTGCAAGAGATGGAATAATACTTAATCCTCATTATGCCACGATGGGATTATATGGTTCAGAATATTGGACATATACTTTGCCTAAACGGGTAGGAGAGCAACAGGCTAGAAGGTTAACCGAAGAATGTTTACCCGTAAGTGTAACCCGAGCATTGGAGATTGGATTAATTGATTCTATAGGTCCCAGAGAAATACACAATTTCAATGAATGGTTATGGGTACAAGCTAAAAAAGCAGAAGAAGTAAATAAAAAAGCCTCGAAAAAACCTTTTGATTCGGAAAAAGCAGCTGAGTGTAGAAAAAAAGAATTAGAAGAGATGAAAGAAGATATGCTTTACGACCGAAATTCTTTTTCTGTAAAAAGAAATTGTTTTGTGCTTAAAAAAAGAGCTTGTAATACTCCGGATCGATTGATCGCCAATTGGGCAAGAGTTAAACAAAATAAGGAATAA
- the folB gene encoding dihydroneopterin aldolase, which produces MQKIKLKNIKIYAYHGCLEEEAKIGSFYIVNVTIWLNLEKSGRSDELNDTVNYGIVAQIVKDQMAIRSNLLEHVANRIIREIKFQCKKVKAIKVSVAKVNPPLHVNLDQVKVTFKKKFY; this is translated from the coding sequence ATGCAAAAAATAAAATTAAAAAATATAAAAATTTACGCCTATCATGGATGCTTAGAAGAAGAAGCTAAAATTGGTTCTTTTTATATAGTTAATGTGACAATATGGTTAAACTTAGAAAAATCCGGAAGATCTGATGAGCTTAATGACACTGTTAATTACGGAATTGTTGCACAAATAGTTAAAGATCAAATGGCTATTCGTTCTAATCTTTTAGAACATGTTGCCAATCGAATTATAAGAGAAATTAAATTTCAATGTAAAAAGGTAAAAGCTATAAAAGTCTCTGTTGCAAAGGTAAACCCTCCTCTACATGTAAATTTAGATCAGGTAAAAGTAACTTTTAAAAAGAAATTTTATTAG
- the metF gene encoding methylenetetrahydrofolate reductase [NAD(P)H] codes for MKVTEHISKAKGKTLFSFEILPPKKGEDLQNIFSNIDPLMEFNPPFIDVTYHREEYEYRELPNGLIQKIVTRKRPGTVGICAAIQQKYKVDAVPHLICGGFNKEETENILIDFNFLGIDNILVLRGDPIKSEGIFKPHSQGHSYANELVSQVQNMNSGKYLHEEYAHGATDFCIGIAGYPEKHFESPNLDTDLNYLKQKIDAGADYIVTQLFYDNTKYFEFVKKCRNVGITVPIIPGIKPVSIKKHLTILPNIFHIDMPQELVMAVEKCKDNKAVYEVGIEWTVSQCKELMKQGVPVLHFYSMGRSENIRKIAKQLF; via the coding sequence ATGAAAGTTACAGAACATATTTCCAAAGCAAAGGGAAAAACTTTATTTTCCTTCGAAATACTCCCGCCTAAAAAAGGAGAAGATTTACAAAATATATTTTCCAATATTGATCCTTTAATGGAATTTAATCCTCCTTTCATTGATGTAACCTATCATAGAGAAGAATACGAATATAGAGAGTTACCTAATGGATTGATACAAAAAATTGTTACAAGAAAACGTCCCGGTACAGTGGGTATATGTGCTGCAATTCAACAAAAGTATAAAGTTGATGCAGTGCCTCATTTAATATGTGGTGGGTTTAATAAAGAAGAAACTGAAAATATTCTTATCGATTTTAATTTTTTAGGTATTGATAATATTTTAGTTTTACGAGGAGATCCCATTAAAAGTGAGGGTATATTTAAACCACACTCTCAAGGACATTCATATGCTAATGAACTGGTGTCTCAAGTTCAAAACATGAATTCAGGTAAATATCTTCATGAAGAATACGCTCATGGAGCTACTGATTTTTGTATTGGCATAGCCGGATATCCTGAAAAACATTTTGAAAGCCCTAATTTAGATACGGATTTAAATTATTTAAAGCAAAAAATTGATGCCGGAGCTGATTACATTGTTACTCAACTGTTTTATGATAATACTAAATATTTTGAGTTTGTAAAGAAGTGTAGAAATGTCGGAATTACTGTTCCGATCATACCCGGCATAAAGCCTGTATCCATAAAAAAACATCTCACCATTCTTCCAAACATTTTTCACATAGATATGCCTCAAGAATTAGTTATGGCCGTTGAAAAATGTAAGGATAACAAAGCAGTATATGAGGTGGGAATAGAATGGACGGTTAGTCAATGCAAGGAATTAATGAAGCAAGGAGTTCCTGTACTTCATTTTTATTCTATGGGAAGATCTGAAAATATAAGAAAAATTGCTAAACAACTTTTTTAA
- the cdd gene encoding cytidine deaminase codes for MIKVLDLKYEEYSQWEDLSDQDLVVINQAKEARNSAYANYSYFKVGAALLLDNGKILTGNNQENAAYPSGLCAERTAIFYTIANYPSAKIIKMAVVAGKDDNSSIPVSPCGACRQVLIEYEFRQKMPIEFLFTGMKGKVIKFNQCADLLPFSFNESAL; via the coding sequence ATGATTAAAGTCTTAGATCTAAAATATGAAGAGTATTCCCAATGGGAAGATCTTTCCGACCAAGACTTAGTAGTTATTAATCAGGCTAAAGAAGCCCGTAATTCTGCTTATGCCAATTATTCATATTTTAAAGTTGGAGCCGCCTTATTATTAGATAATGGTAAAATCTTAACAGGTAACAATCAAGAGAATGCCGCTTATCCCAGTGGTTTATGTGCTGAAAGGACCGCTATTTTTTATACTATAGCAAATTATCCGTCTGCTAAAATAATAAAAATGGCTGTAGTTGCCGGAAAAGATGATAACAGTTCCATTCCTGTCTCTCCTTGTGGAGCCTGTAGACAAGTACTTATTGAATATGAATTCAGACAAAAAATGCCTATTGAATTTCTTTTTACCGGTATGAAAGGAAAAGTAATTAAATTTAATCAATGTGCAGATTTACTACCCTTTTCTTTTAATGAAAGTGCTTTATAA
- a CDS encoding nucleoside-diphosphate kinase: MSNFTLTMIKPDAVSKGLTGTILKDITEAGFSIIALKLTSLTLADAQRFYSVHQGKPFFEDLVNFMTSGPIIAAVLKKENAVENFRKLIGATNPDQAEEGTIRKKYAESTQRNAIHGSDSDENAAIEAHFHFAEREIFSLL; encoded by the coding sequence ATGTCCAATTTTACTCTTACTATGATAAAACCCGATGCTGTTTCTAAAGGGCTAACGGGAACTATTTTAAAAGATATTACTGAAGCCGGTTTTAGTATCATTGCTTTAAAACTAACCTCCCTCACCTTAGCAGATGCCCAAAGATTCTATTCAGTACATCAAGGCAAACCTTTTTTTGAAGACTTAGTGAATTTTATGACCTCCGGACCTATAATTGCAGCTGTTTTAAAAAAGGAAAATGCTGTGGAAAATTTTAGAAAGTTAATCGGTGCTACCAATCCCGATCAGGCAGAAGAAGGTACTATCCGCAAAAAATATGCTGAAAGCACACAACGAAATGCCATTCATGGATCAGACAGCGACGAAAATGCAGCGATTGAAGCTCATTTTCATTTTGCAGAAAGAGAAATCTTTTCTCTCTTATAA
- a CDS encoding 2-oxo acid dehydrogenase subunit E2 produces the protein MAEVIKMPRLSDTMTEGKVSKWNLKVGDPVKEGDILAEIETDKAVQDFDYDGDDGILLYQGVKEGDAAPVDSLLAIIGKAGEDISALIGGANSNSSSSEPTTNNDSSNTNTTSIPSASVEIPKDVEIIKVPRLSDTMTEGKVSKWNVKVGDTIKEGDVIAEIETDKAVQDFEYDGNGGVLLYQGVKEGDSAPIESLLAIVGPAGTDVSGIIAGGSAASTATSKPAASEPTAVASNDSKPSSEANTVSSGNGKIFASPLAKKIAKEKGISLDQIKGSGDNGRIIRKDVENFVPTASTTTATSSSAKSAPVAPQITPGVDTETPNSSMRNAIAKSLSHSLFTAPHYNLVFEINMDNAMEARKAINSLPDTKVSFNDIVIKAVAIALRKHPQINSTWSDTKIIHRGNINVGVAVAVEDGLVVPVIKNTDYLSLTQISSAVKDLAGRARDKKLKANEMDGSTFTISNLGMFGVESFNSIINQPNSCILSVGAIIQKPVVKNGQIVVGNTMQISLACDHRVVDGATGAQFLQTLKMYLENPVSLLA, from the coding sequence ATGGCTGAAGTTATAAAAATGCCTCGTCTGAGTGATACCATGACTGAGGGAAAAGTATCTAAATGGAACCTAAAAGTAGGAGATCCTGTAAAAGAAGGCGATATCTTAGCAGAAATTGAAACAGATAAAGCTGTTCAGGATTTTGATTATGATGGTGATGATGGTATCCTTTTATATCAAGGAGTTAAAGAAGGTGATGCTGCACCGGTGGATTCTCTGTTAGCTATTATCGGAAAAGCAGGGGAAGACATTAGCGCATTAATTGGAGGTGCTAACAGCAATTCTTCATCTTCTGAACCAACAACTAATAACGATTCTAGCAATACGAATACAACTTCTATCCCTTCTGCTTCTGTAGAAATCCCTAAAGATGTGGAAATTATCAAAGTTCCCAGACTTAGTGATACCATGACTGAAGGTAAAGTTTCTAAATGGAATGTTAAGGTTGGTGATACCATTAAAGAAGGCGATGTTATTGCTGAAATAGAAACAGATAAAGCGGTTCAAGATTTTGAATACGATGGTAACGGCGGTGTTTTATTATACCAAGGAGTAAAAGAAGGAGATTCTGCTCCAATTGAATCTTTATTGGCTATCGTAGGACCTGCAGGTACGGATGTTAGCGGAATTATTGCCGGAGGCTCTGCTGCTTCTACTGCAACTTCTAAACCTGCTGCTTCTGAGCCGACAGCTGTCGCATCCAATGACTCTAAACCTTCTTCTGAAGCTAATACAGTTTCATCCGGCAACGGTAAAATTTTCGCTTCTCCTTTAGCAAAGAAAATTGCTAAAGAAAAAGGAATTAGCCTAGATCAAATTAAAGGAAGTGGAGACAATGGAAGAATTATTAGAAAAGATGTTGAAAATTTTGTTCCAACAGCTTCTACAACTACAGCTACTTCCTCTTCAGCTAAATCTGCGCCGGTTGCTCCGCAAATAACTCCGGGTGTAGACACTGAAACTCCAAACTCTTCCATGAGAAATGCTATTGCTAAAAGTCTTAGCCACAGTTTATTTACTGCTCCTCATTACAATTTGGTATTTGAAATCAATATGGATAATGCTATGGAAGCTAGAAAAGCTATCAATAGCCTTCCTGATACCAAAGTATCTTTTAACGATATTGTAATTAAAGCCGTTGCAATTGCTTTAAGAAAACATCCACAAATTAATAGTACTTGGTCCGATACTAAAATTATCCACCGTGGAAACATAAATGTAGGAGTTGCCGTAGCAGTTGAAGACGGATTAGTAGTTCCGGTAATTAAAAACACCGATTACTTATCTTTAACTCAAATTTCATCAGCAGTAAAAGACTTAGCCGGAAGAGCTAGAGATAAAAAATTAAAAGCTAATGAAATGGACGGATCTACTTTCACTATTTCTAACTTAGGAATGTTTGGAGTGGAATCTTTCAATTCTATTATTAATCAACCGAATTCATGTATTTTATCCGTGGGAGCTATCATACAAAAACCGGTAGTTAAAAACGGACAAATTGTGGTTGGTAACACAATGCAAATATCATTGGCATGTGATCACCGTGTAGTAGATGGTGCTACCGGAGCTCAGTTTTTACAAACTCTTAAAATGTATCTTGAAAATCCGGTATCATTATTGGCTTAA
- the pdhA gene encoding pyruvate dehydrogenase (acetyl-transferring) E1 component subunit alpha yields the protein MKEFSKEVYLKWFEDMTMWRRFEDKARSLYLKDKIRGFLHLYNGQEAIAAGFTHAMDITKDKIITSYRCHAHALAMGLDPKVAMSELCGKATGSSQGLGGSMHLFSREHNVYGGHGIVGGHIPLGAGIAFADKYFERDAVTICYMGDGAVRQGTLHETFNMAMNWKLPVVFVCENNQYAMGTSVERTTNNLDIYQLGLGYEMPCAPVDAMNPETVAEAAYEAIERARRGDGPTFLEARTYRFRGHSMSDAEPYRTKEEVEEHKKEDPILFVKHKILSNNWASIEELDEIDKRLKDEMNEVGKFAEDAPYADDDVLYKYIYSEPNYPFLDKLENQ from the coding sequence ATGAAAGAATTTAGTAAAGAAGTATACCTCAAGTGGTTTGAGGATATGACTATGTGGAGAAGATTTGAGGACAAAGCTCGTTCTCTATATTTAAAAGATAAAATCAGAGGTTTTTTGCATTTATATAATGGCCAAGAGGCAATTGCAGCAGGTTTTACTCATGCAATGGATATAACCAAAGACAAGATTATAACCTCTTATCGTTGTCATGCTCATGCATTAGCCATGGGGCTGGATCCTAAAGTAGCCATGTCTGAATTATGCGGTAAAGCCACCGGTTCATCTCAAGGATTGGGTGGATCTATGCACCTTTTCAGCCGTGAACACAATGTTTACGGTGGACATGGTATTGTAGGTGGTCATATCCCGTTAGGTGCCGGTATAGCCTTCGCAGATAAATATTTTGAACGCGACGCGGTTACTATTTGCTACATGGGTGACGGTGCAGTAAGACAAGGTACTCTACATGAAACTTTCAATATGGCTATGAACTGGAAATTACCGGTAGTATTTGTTTGTGAAAACAATCAATATGCTATGGGTACATCAGTTGAAAGAACTACTAATAATTTGGATATTTACCAATTAGGACTAGGGTATGAAATGCCATGCGCTCCAGTGGATGCAATGAATCCTGAGACAGTTGCAGAAGCAGCTTACGAAGCTATTGAAAGAGCAAGAAGAGGTGATGGCCCTACATTCCTTGAGGCTAGAACGTATCGTTTCCGAGGACATTCCATGTCTGATGCTGAGCCTTACAGAACGAAAGAAGAAGTGGAAGAGCATAAAAAAGAAGACCCGATTCTATTCGTAAAACATAAAATTTTGTCTAATAATTGGGCAAGCATCGAAGAATTAGATGAAATAGATAAAAGATTAAAGGATGAAATGAATGAAGTTGGTAAGTTTGCAGAAGATGCTCCTTACGCTGATGATGACGTATTATATAAATATATATACTCTGAGCCGAATTATCCTTTTTTAGATAAATTAGAAAACCAATAA
- a CDS encoding TetR/AcrR family transcriptional regulator, with the protein MVRDVSTEQKIKEAAKRVFQKKGFGLTRTRDIAKEAGINLALLNYYYRSKENLFEIVMQESIEEMFSYLEHIMNNKQTTLTEKIDAGVLRYIEGMSKNSNLPLFLFSELQANPQHLFDSVKIPEGFIQETYMFKQINEQINKEKLNFTAIHFFINLVSMSIFPIIGQPFIKYVTKMDEKSFTDFIEQRKTLVPIWLKSMLKLV; encoded by the coding sequence ATGGTCAGAGATGTTTCAACAGAGCAAAAAATTAAAGAAGCTGCAAAGCGCGTTTTTCAAAAAAAAGGTTTTGGTTTAACTCGTACCCGAGATATAGCAAAAGAGGCGGGTATCAATTTGGCTCTGCTAAATTATTATTACAGAAGTAAAGAAAATTTATTTGAAATAGTGATGCAGGAGAGCATAGAAGAAATGTTTTCTTATCTGGAACATATAATGAATAATAAGCAAACAACCTTGACCGAGAAAATAGATGCAGGAGTCTTAAGATATATAGAAGGAATGTCCAAAAATTCAAATTTGCCTCTTTTTTTATTCAGTGAATTACAGGCTAATCCTCAACATCTTTTTGATAGCGTTAAAATTCCTGAAGGTTTTATCCAAGAGACTTATATGTTTAAACAGATTAATGAGCAAATAAATAAAGAAAAGTTAAATTTTACAGCTATACATTTTTTTATAAATCTTGTTTCCATGTCTATTTTTCCGATAATAGGGCAACCCTTTATAAAATATGTAACTAAAATGGATGAAAAAAGTTTTACAGATTTCATCGAACAACGAAAAACTTTAGTTCCAATCTGGTTAAAGTCAATGTTAAAGCTAGTATAA